From the genome of Candidatus Krumholzibacteriia bacterium, one region includes:
- a CDS encoding transglutaminase-like domain-containing protein, whose translation MIPLAALPILLMVASSLSPATSGDPETDTWYVVRIGGATVGTASESLVSGTGGVVFSAHLSVRFTRLGTPLSMMVLTEEVSDPSGRLLRSRMESSLSNSSSTASLDGDSVRYESRVGRTLDRRAFAWEPGAATEAGAALALRAWVGGSAADTTMTIFDIGEGGFRVQRFVRNPDATAEMANTGRVVVDEYDAGAQSPSSTIWFDESGDAVRTVVRQLGVEIAIEKINADELDTIEIEPDFDIIRQSMVDCAGFPRPVSRVKDVTLRLEFSGLPPVATMAGPNQEETLREDHAVELRLSRGTTVRMTEDEGSQARFLQPDRFVQSNNPTLRAVADSIRTVTGDRDWNLARDIAAWVNGHIEHKGMEHGYASALDVYRTRAGDCTEHSLLTVALLRASGIPARPVVGLAYSEGDGAFVGHMWVEAYVGQWRTLDALDLDLDPIRLRVHAPESSESLGERDLLSAYGAVAGVSVSVIDYHLN comes from the coding sequence ATGATACCCCTCGCAGCGCTTCCCATTCTGCTCATGGTGGCATCGTCGTTATCGCCGGCCACGTCCGGGGATCCCGAAACCGACACCTGGTATGTGGTCCGCATTGGCGGCGCGACGGTCGGCACGGCGTCGGAGAGCCTGGTGTCGGGCACGGGCGGCGTGGTGTTCAGCGCGCACCTCAGCGTTCGTTTCACCCGGCTGGGCACCCCGCTCTCCATGATGGTGCTCACCGAGGAGGTTTCGGACCCGTCCGGGCGTCTGCTGCGTTCGCGCATGGAGAGCTCTCTCTCCAACTCCAGCTCCACCGCGTCCCTGGATGGGGATTCGGTGCGCTACGAATCCCGCGTGGGGCGCACCCTGGACCGTCGCGCGTTCGCGTGGGAACCGGGTGCCGCCACCGAGGCCGGCGCGGCGCTGGCGCTGCGTGCCTGGGTCGGGGGAAGCGCGGCGGACACCACCATGACCATCTTCGACATCGGCGAGGGCGGGTTCCGGGTGCAGCGTTTCGTGCGCAACCCGGACGCGACCGCGGAGATGGCGAACACGGGCCGCGTGGTGGTGGACGAGTACGACGCGGGCGCGCAGTCGCCGTCGTCCACCATCTGGTTCGACGAGAGCGGCGATGCGGTGCGCACGGTGGTGCGCCAGCTGGGCGTCGAAATCGCCATCGAGAAGATCAACGCCGACGAACTCGACACCATCGAGATCGAACCGGACTTCGACATCATCCGGCAGTCGATGGTGGACTGCGCCGGCTTTCCCCGGCCGGTGAGCCGCGTGAAGGACGTCACGCTGCGGCTTGAGTTCTCGGGGCTGCCGCCCGTCGCAACCATGGCCGGTCCCAACCAGGAAGAAACCCTGCGCGAAGATCACGCCGTCGAACTGCGGCTGTCGCGCGGGACCACCGTGCGCATGACGGAAGACGAAGGGTCCCAGGCGCGCTTCCTGCAGCCGGATCGTTTCGTCCAGTCCAACAACCCGACGCTGCGCGCGGTGGCGGACAGCATCCGCACCGTGACCGGCGACCGGGACTGGAATCTCGCCCGCGACATCGCGGCCTGGGTCAACGGTCACATCGAACACAAGGGCATGGAGCACGGCTACGCGTCGGCGCTGGATGTGTACCGCACCCGCGCCGGCGACTGTACCGAGCACTCGCTGCTCACCGTGGCGCTGCTGCGCGCCAGCGGCATTCCCGCACGTCCGGTGGTGGGACTGGCGTACAGCGAGGGGGACGGCGCCTTCGTGGGGCACATGTGGGTGGAGGCGTACGTGGGGCAGTGGCGCACGCTGGACGCGCTCGACCTCGACCTCGATCCCATCCGCCTGCGTGTTCACGCGCCCGAGTCAAGCGAGTCGCTGGGCGAGCGCGACCTGCTGAGCGCCTACGGCGCCGTTGCCGGCGTTTCCGTGAGCGTCATCGACTATCACCTCAACTAG
- a CDS encoding Hsp20/alpha crystallin family protein, which translates to MKLMKYESPATPIDRLFDRLNWGFPLERVFGDAESTEEGWASIRLPRTNIAELDDAFVFSMEMPGLDKQDVSVNIEGDTLIVRGEKSEQHEEKGLIRREYRSTKFERSFNVNGINRDAVKAKMENGILSVTLPKAPDKVGKKVEIA; encoded by the coding sequence ATGAAACTCATGAAGTACGAAAGCCCCGCCACCCCCATCGATCGTCTCTTCGACCGGCTGAACTGGGGCTTCCCGCTCGAGCGCGTCTTTGGTGACGCGGAGAGTACCGAAGAGGGCTGGGCCTCGATCCGCCTGCCGCGGACCAACATCGCCGAGCTGGACGACGCGTTCGTCTTCAGCATGGAGATGCCGGGCCTGGACAAGCAGGACGTGTCGGTGAACATCGAGGGCGACACCCTGATCGTGCGCGGCGAGAAGTCGGAGCAGCACGAGGAGAAGGGGCTGATCCGCCGCGAGTATCGCTCCACGAAATTCGAGCGCAGCTTCAACGTGAACGGCATCAACCGTGACGCCGTCAAGGCGAAGATGGAGAACGGGATCCTCAGCGTGACGCTTCCCAAGGCGCCGGACAAGGTGGGCAAGAAGGTCGAGATCGCGTAG
- a CDS encoding MFS transporter, whose translation MTASRRNHTLGIINGMLVNLGNAFVDPFTVLPVFIATLGGGAVVIGFVSAAFTAGWFFPQVFVASMAQARRRVLPIYAASSVFRFLGFVGAGVSVYLIGPDHPTLLMASVITGLSINALAAGVGGVPFLEITSKTVPIRERGSFFAGRRVLGGALGVLAGLLIAAVLDGDPGAMWANSAVYRWVTVCARFLRLSDHAFPYDYGILIIIGGVITSCGVLAYMFVREPPAEHVTRPPALRHQIADGVAMLRRMPHYRAYLLMRVFYQLTAMAFPFYATYAYVRLGFSEASVGLFLSIWIGAGMLSNVLWGPLLDRRGNRIVFLSTAVASLLPPLVMLWLTRAAPAPGSISVFLLVASTFLINGFVRSGRFIANHTYLLESAPPDRRPLYVGFMNSLSFPFMLSPILGGIVAETLGFTTLFAFGGAAAVANIVISARLAEPRSARRVTADAAATPL comes from the coding sequence ATGACGGCATCCAGACGCAACCACACCCTCGGCATCATCAACGGGATGCTGGTCAACCTGGGCAACGCCTTCGTCGACCCGTTCACCGTGCTGCCGGTCTTCATCGCGACGCTGGGCGGCGGGGCAGTGGTGATCGGCTTCGTGAGCGCCGCCTTCACCGCGGGCTGGTTCTTTCCGCAGGTGTTCGTGGCCAGCATGGCGCAGGCGCGCCGCCGCGTACTGCCCATCTACGCGGCCTCATCGGTGTTCCGCTTCCTGGGTTTCGTGGGAGCCGGGGTGAGCGTCTACCTCATCGGGCCGGATCATCCGACTCTGCTCATGGCGAGCGTCATCACGGGACTGTCCATCAATGCGCTCGCGGCCGGGGTGGGGGGCGTGCCGTTTCTGGAGATCACATCCAAGACGGTTCCCATCCGGGAGCGCGGCTCGTTCTTTGCGGGCCGGCGCGTGCTGGGTGGTGCGCTGGGTGTGCTGGCGGGGCTTCTCATCGCCGCGGTGCTCGACGGTGACCCGGGCGCGATGTGGGCCAACAGTGCGGTCTACCGCTGGGTCACGGTGTGCGCCCGGTTCCTGCGCCTGAGCGATCACGCGTTCCCTTACGACTACGGAATCCTGATCATCATCGGCGGCGTCATCACGTCGTGCGGTGTGCTTGCCTACATGTTCGTGCGCGAGCCGCCCGCCGAGCACGTGACCCGCCCTCCCGCGCTGCGACACCAGATCGCCGACGGGGTGGCCATGCTGCGGCGCATGCCGCACTACCGTGCTTACCTGCTCATGCGCGTGTTCTACCAGCTCACCGCCATGGCGTTTCCGTTCTACGCCACCTACGCCTACGTGCGTCTCGGCTTCTCCGAAGCCAGTGTGGGGCTCTTCCTCTCCATATGGATCGGCGCGGGCATGCTGTCCAACGTGCTTTGGGGACCGCTGCTCGACCGGCGCGGCAACCGCATCGTGTTCCTGAGCACCGCGGTGGCCAGCCTGCTGCCGCCGCTGGTGATGCTGTGGCTCACCCGCGCAGCACCCGCGCCGGGATCGATCTCTGTCTTCCTGCTCGTCGCCTCGACCTTTCTCATCAACGGCTTCGTGCGCAGCGGTCGCTTCATCGCCAACCACACCTACCTGCTCGAGTCCGCACCCCCGGATCGCCGTCCCCTGTACGTGGGTTTCATGAACTCCCTCTCGTTTCCGTTCATGCTCAGCCCCATCCTGGGTGGCATCGTGGCGGAAACCCTGGGATTCACCACGCTGTTCGCCTTCGGGGGCGCCGCCGCGGTGGCCAACATCGTGATCAGCGCCCGCCTCGCCGAGCCGCGGTCCGCGCGTCGCGTCACGGCGGACGCGGCTGCCACGCCACTGTGA
- the acpS gene encoding holo-ACP synthase, whose amino-acid sequence MIKGIGIDSILLARVARVRENYPDRFPARILTEAEREYVLRYADPVPRIAGRFAAKEACMKALGTGWGYGVRWRDIEVIRIPSGKPVMQLHGRARELMDSLGATVVHCTITHTDEHAMAIVILE is encoded by the coding sequence ATGATCAAGGGAATCGGAATCGACTCCATCCTGCTGGCCCGCGTTGCGCGCGTGCGGGAGAACTACCCGGATCGCTTTCCCGCCCGCATCCTGACCGAGGCGGAACGCGAGTACGTGCTGCGCTACGCGGACCCCGTGCCGCGCATCGCGGGGCGCTTCGCCGCCAAGGAGGCGTGCATGAAGGCGCTGGGAACCGGGTGGGGATACGGGGTGCGCTGGCGCGACATCGAGGTGATACGCATCCCCAGCGGCAAGCCGGTGATGCAACTGCACGGCCGCGCCCGGGAACTGATGGACTCGCTTGGCGCCACGGTGGTGCATTGCACCATCACCCACACCGACGAGCACGCCATGGCAATCGTGATTCTGGAATAG
- a CDS encoding dipeptide epimerase, whose product MKLEVEPIRVETAHPFKIARETKQVRDIFVLTLEADGVRGMGEAAPQGYYGEDAMTVRSAVNAIGRLLDAEPSEVRRRLNQPGEELHQRLQAHASVRAALDMALWDHAGRCADAPVWSLIGADPLRAPLTSFTIGIDRPDVIDARVDAAAAYQVLKVKVGLPGDLEIVDRVMTRSGKVVRVDANEGWDAETALEKTLDLYRRGVEFCEQPIAREDVDGLRQLKLVSPLPVVLDESISGPDDVDRCHDQGHGINIKLMKCGGITPALQMIERARAHGLKVMIGCMLETSLGVTAAAHLSPLADWADLDGNLLLADDPFEGVTVVAGRLVLPREPGLGVRRR is encoded by the coding sequence ATGAAACTGGAAGTGGAACCCATTCGGGTGGAGACCGCGCACCCCTTCAAGATTGCGCGGGAGACCAAGCAGGTGCGCGACATATTCGTGCTGACGCTGGAAGCCGACGGTGTGCGCGGCATGGGCGAGGCCGCACCACAGGGGTACTACGGCGAGGATGCCATGACCGTACGATCCGCGGTCAACGCCATCGGCCGCCTGCTCGATGCCGAGCCGTCCGAGGTGCGCCGGCGCCTCAACCAGCCCGGCGAGGAACTCCACCAGCGCCTGCAGGCGCACGCATCCGTGCGCGCGGCGCTGGACATGGCGCTGTGGGATCACGCCGGCCGCTGCGCGGACGCGCCGGTGTGGAGCCTGATTGGCGCCGATCCGCTGCGCGCGCCCCTCACGTCTTTCACTATCGGCATCGACCGGCCCGACGTCATCGATGCCAGGGTCGACGCGGCCGCCGCCTACCAGGTGCTCAAGGTGAAGGTGGGGCTTCCGGGCGACCTCGAGATCGTGGATCGCGTCATGACCCGCAGCGGGAAGGTGGTTCGCGTGGACGCCAACGAGGGTTGGGACGCGGAAACCGCCCTGGAAAAGACGCTGGATCTGTACCGGCGCGGCGTGGAGTTCTGCGAGCAGCCCATCGCGCGCGAGGACGTGGACGGGTTGCGCCAGCTGAAGCTGGTGAGTCCGCTGCCCGTCGTGCTCGACGAGAGCATCTCGGGACCGGACGACGTCGACCGCTGCCACGACCAGGGACACGGCATCAACATCAAGCTCATGAAGTGTGGCGGCATCACGCCCGCGCTGCAGATGATAGAGCGGGCGCGGGCGCACGGGCTGAAGGTCATGATCGGCTGCATGCTGGAGACGTCACTGGGCGTGACCGCGGCCGCGCACCTGAGTCCGCTGGCCGACTGGGCGGACCTCGACGGCAATCTGCTGCTGGCGGACGACCCGTTCGAGGGCGTGACGGTGGTGGCGGGCAGGCTGGTGTTGCCCCGCGAACCCGGCCTCGGCGTGCGCCGTCGCTGA
- a CDS encoding DUF1611 domain-containing protein, which yields MTTPVVTAPFALAGRRLLLLADGRFSAADGKTAVCVAMDRPGDVVAVLDASRAGRSVRDVLGVDCAAPVVATIEEGLRARPEVAVVGVAPTGGVLEAGDRAVVAACLRAGVDVVSGLHVFLEDDAELRALALASGARIWDVRRVPEARLVSTGAGCNTGASVVLTVGSDCGAGKMTVALELARAAKGRGLRAAWAATGQTGIILRGRGVPVDRVVADFVGGATEALVNLEGDAMDVVFVEGQGALMHPGYGAVMLGLLYGSMPDAMVLVHAPGRTRYKRFTIPIPPLAEIIAGYEAMMRPYKRSRVVALALNTAALGEPDAHRAIEAARQETGLPATDAVRFGAGFLLDALRDTGAIPSGSDA from the coding sequence ATGACCACGCCCGTCGTGACCGCGCCCTTCGCCCTTGCCGGCCGGCGCCTGCTGCTCCTCGCCGACGGCCGCTTCTCGGCTGCGGACGGCAAGACGGCGGTGTGCGTGGCGATGGACCGCCCCGGGGACGTGGTGGCGGTGCTGGATGCGTCGCGCGCGGGCCGCAGCGTGCGCGACGTGCTCGGCGTGGATTGCGCTGCGCCGGTGGTGGCGACCATCGAGGAGGGGCTGCGCGCCCGCCCCGAGGTGGCGGTGGTGGGGGTTGCACCCACCGGCGGCGTGCTGGAGGCGGGGGATCGCGCGGTTGTCGCCGCCTGCCTGCGAGCGGGCGTCGACGTGGTGAGCGGTCTGCACGTGTTTCTGGAGGACGACGCCGAGCTGCGCGCGCTGGCTCTGGCCTCGGGGGCGCGCATCTGGGACGTGCGCCGCGTGCCGGAGGCGCGGTTGGTGTCCACCGGCGCCGGCTGCAACACGGGTGCGAGCGTGGTGCTCACCGTGGGCAGCGACTGCGGAGCCGGCAAGATGACGGTCGCCCTGGAGCTCGCGCGCGCCGCGAAGGGCAGGGGGTTGCGTGCGGCATGGGCGGCCACCGGACAGACGGGGATCATCCTGCGCGGGCGGGGTGTCCCGGTGGACCGCGTGGTTGCGGACTTCGTCGGCGGGGCCACCGAGGCGCTTGTCAACCTGGAGGGCGACGCGATGGACGTGGTGTTCGTGGAAGGGCAGGGCGCGCTCATGCACCCCGGCTACGGCGCGGTCATGCTGGGTCTCTTGTATGGATCGATGCCGGATGCGATGGTGCTGGTGCACGCGCCGGGGCGGACGCGCTACAAGCGCTTCACCATCCCGATTCCGCCGCTGGCCGAGATCATCGCCGGCTACGAGGCCATGATGCGGCCGTACAAGCGTTCCCGTGTGGTGGCGCTTGCCCTGAACACCGCCGCGCTCGGCGAGCCCGATGCCCACCGCGCCATCGAGGCCGCGCGGCAGGAGACCGGCCTGCCCGCCACCGACGCGGTGCGCTTCGGTGCCGGCTTTCTGCTCGACGCGCTGCGCGACACCGGGGCGATTCCAAGCGGGAGTGATGCATGA
- a CDS encoding hemolysin family protein, protein MSDRHLIIISVVAFVLGIFYSGSETAFIAADRLRLRHLADAGDRRARRVLALLENPRYLLSSVLVGTNLAIIGCTTTFTALMARHYGTSGATLATLILVPVTLIFNEVIPKGLFLYYSTRAALGSVDILRVLTGLLYPLVRTFTFLSDVFTRFLPISPSSRLLNVSMEELLFHIGDSRGAGLIAPETTELIDRAIELKDLSIRDAMTPLEVVLMLDGDVPFDDQRGVIAHERFSRYPVYRGQRNNVVGVISVHEFVTAHDREALRRNLQPPYAVPENARLSDVLLQMREGGRHMALIRRPDGTCVGMTTLDDILKRLVGVIVDEFD, encoded by the coding sequence GTGAGCGACCGCCACCTCATCATCATCTCGGTGGTGGCATTCGTGCTCGGTATCTTCTATTCGGGCAGTGAGACGGCGTTCATCGCCGCCGACCGCCTGCGCCTGCGCCACCTGGCCGACGCCGGCGACCGTCGCGCGCGGCGCGTGCTGGCGTTGCTGGAGAACCCGCGCTACCTGCTGAGTTCGGTCCTGGTGGGCACCAACCTCGCCATCATCGGCTGCACCACCACTTTCACCGCACTGATGGCCCGCCACTACGGCACGTCGGGGGCAACGCTGGCCACGCTCATCTTGGTGCCGGTGACGTTGATCTTCAACGAGGTCATCCCCAAGGGGCTGTTCCTCTACTACTCAACGCGCGCGGCGCTGGGCAGCGTGGACATCCTGCGCGTGCTGACCGGCCTTCTGTACCCGCTGGTACGCACATTCACGTTCCTCTCCGACGTATTCACGCGCTTCCTGCCCATCAGCCCGTCGTCGCGCCTGCTCAATGTTTCCATGGAGGAACTGCTGTTCCACATCGGCGACAGCCGGGGCGCGGGGCTCATTGCGCCGGAGACCACTGAGTTGATCGACCGTGCCATCGAACTCAAGGATCTCTCCATCCGCGACGCCATGACACCGCTTGAGGTGGTGCTCATGCTGGATGGTGACGTGCCCTTCGACGACCAGCGTGGTGTCATCGCTCACGAGCGATTTTCGCGTTACCCCGTGTACCGCGGGCAGCGCAACAACGTGGTGGGTGTGATTTCGGTGCACGAATTCGTAACCGCCCACGACCGCGAGGCGCTGCGCAGGAACCTGCAGCCTCCGTATGCGGTGCCCGAGAACGCGCGGCTCTCCGACGTCCTCCTGCAGATGCGTGAGGGCGGCCGTCACATGGCGTTGATCCGGCGCCCCGACGGAACCTGCGTGGGCATGACCACGCTCGACGACATTCTCAAGCGCCTGGTGGGTGTCATCGTGGACGAGTTCGACTGA
- a CDS encoding hemolysin family protein: MGDVLLYTAGLLVLLLLSGFFSGSEAALFSLSRSHLRALRDVSGAGRLVSRLLERPRRLLITILLGNLTVNIFATSTATAIALESFGERGAGYSFVVMAVLIMLFGEIIPKALGLHSPERFARGVVFPLSVLHTLFLPVRVPLTLFTDRVIDVLRGRLGAASRSYSWDELLTAVRIGRREGAVGAFEYEILSHVLEFRQKVVKEIMTPSIQVTSAPVSAGREELVQLFASSGRSRIPIREESSDDVIGILHVKDLVDPDAARTEDDLRARLHEVFFIQETASIVELYGELQTRKIHVAIALDEYGSFAGVVTIEDILEQLVGEIRNAREPRSQPFQRIDDKRIVVDGTMELDDFNEEFDTALRDEEHETVAGFVLGLLGRIPREGETIVAQGLRFHVISAQPNRIRKIRVEKL, encoded by the coding sequence GTGGGCGACGTACTCCTCTATACTGCCGGTCTTCTCGTTCTGCTCCTGCTGTCCGGTTTCTTTTCCGGCTCCGAGGCCGCCCTTTTTTCTCTCAGCCGCTCACATCTGCGCGCGCTGCGTGACGTCTCCGGCGCGGGCCGCCTGGTGTCACGGCTCCTGGAACGGCCGCGCCGGCTGCTCATTACCATTCTGCTCGGCAACCTGACCGTCAACATCTTCGCCACCAGCACCGCTACTGCCATCGCGCTGGAATCGTTTGGCGAGCGGGGCGCGGGCTACTCGTTCGTGGTGATGGCGGTGCTCATCATGCTGTTCGGGGAGATCATCCCCAAGGCGCTGGGCCTGCACAGTCCGGAGCGATTCGCACGCGGGGTGGTGTTTCCGCTTTCCGTCCTGCACACGCTCTTTCTGCCCGTACGGGTTCCGCTCACCCTTTTCACCGATCGCGTGATCGACGTGCTGCGCGGACGGCTGGGCGCCGCGAGCAGATCCTACTCCTGGGACGAACTGCTGACGGCGGTGCGCATCGGCCGCCGCGAGGGCGCGGTGGGCGCGTTCGAGTACGAGATCCTCTCGCACGTGCTGGAGTTCCGTCAGAAGGTCGTCAAGGAGATCATGACGCCCAGTATCCAGGTGACGTCGGCTCCGGTCAGCGCGGGGCGGGAAGAACTGGTGCAACTGTTCGCCAGCAGCGGAAGGTCGCGCATTCCGATCCGCGAGGAGTCTTCCGACGACGTCATCGGCATCCTGCATGTGAAGGACCTGGTGGACCCGGACGCGGCGAGGACGGAGGACGACCTGCGTGCGCGCCTGCACGAGGTCTTCTTCATCCAGGAAACGGCCTCCATCGTTGAGTTATACGGAGAACTGCAAACACGCAAGATACACGTGGCGATCGCGCTCGACGAATACGGTTCGTTTGCGGGCGTGGTGACCATCGAGGACATCCTGGAGCAACTGGTGGGCGAAATTCGCAACGCGCGCGAGCCGCGTTCGCAGCCATTCCAGCGCATCGACGACAAGCGCATCGTCGTCGACGGCACCATGGAGCTGGATGATTTCAACGAGGAATTCGATACCGCGCTGCGCGACGAAGAGCACGAGACAGTGGCCGGGTTCGTGCTGGGGTTGCTGGGGAGGATCCCGCGCGAAGGCGAGACCATCGTGGCGCAGGGGTTGCGCTTCCACGTCATCTCCGCGCAACCCAATCGCATTCGCAAGATCCGGGTGGAAAAGCTGTGA
- a CDS encoding tetratricopeptide repeat protein, translating into MIRRTFRILGIAVAGAVLSGCYGAKLVKGPVNSDHAARVADTLRTDQQQLLERIQRLEDQIARDSEERTSFQAQTSVTLSELDEAVRVLVSRIEDSEQLSVNRGGRGRSSGSRPSPVPPADSLAQAAEEIYRGAYMDVTRGNYELAAQGLQDYLARFPEGPRAVESHYYLGECNYATERYLEAAGEFQRVVTDYPNARLVPAAYLKMGRAYLQLEERGLAEKAFNTLIEKHPTTEEAKQARSALAELGN; encoded by the coding sequence TTGATCCGCCGTACGTTCAGAATCCTCGGAATCGCCGTCGCGGGGGCGGTGCTGTCGGGTTGCTACGGGGCCAAGCTGGTCAAGGGCCCGGTCAACTCCGACCACGCTGCGCGCGTGGCCGATACGCTGCGGACCGATCAGCAGCAGCTTCTGGAGCGGATCCAGCGCCTGGAGGATCAGATCGCCCGCGACAGCGAGGAGCGGACGTCCTTTCAGGCTCAGACCTCGGTGACGCTGTCGGAACTCGATGAGGCGGTGCGCGTTCTGGTGAGCCGCATCGAGGACAGCGAACAGTTGAGTGTCAACCGTGGGGGGCGTGGCCGCAGCAGCGGTTCACGCCCCTCGCCTGTTCCCCCCGCCGACTCCCTCGCGCAGGCGGCGGAGGAGATCTACCGCGGGGCGTACATGGACGTGACGCGCGGCAACTACGAACTCGCCGCGCAGGGCCTGCAGGACTACCTGGCCCGGTTCCCCGAGGGTCCGCGCGCGGTCGAATCCCACTATTACCTGGGCGAGTGCAACTACGCCACCGAGCGCTACCTGGAAGCGGCGGGCGAGTTCCAGCGCGTGGTTACCGACTACCCGAACGCGCGCCTGGTGCCGGCCGCGTACCTCAAGATGGGGCGCGCCTACCTGCAACTCGAAGAACGGGGCCTGGCCGAGAAGGCGTTCAACACGCTGATCGAAAAGCACCCCACAACCGAGGAAGCCAAGCAGGCCCGCAGCGCCCTCGCCGAACTGGGCAACTGA
- the pal gene encoding peptidoglycan-associated lipoprotein Pal — translation MIAKRLMWLLAVSSMVFVAGCGGKKAMDEPVDAAPAPVVEEPVEKPVVQEPVKEVSPMALSDAFFAFDSYSLSAEAKGTLEANAREMKRVTDKMITIEGHCDERGTKAYNLALGEKRANAARDYLVAMGVNASRITTVSYGKERPFDPGHDETAWAKNRRAHFVVK, via the coding sequence ATGATTGCCAAGCGTTTGATGTGGTTGCTCGCGGTGTCGAGCATGGTGTTCGTCGCGGGTTGCGGCGGCAAGAAGGCGATGGATGAGCCGGTCGATGCTGCGCCCGCGCCGGTCGTCGAGGAGCCGGTCGAGAAGCCGGTGGTACAGGAGCCGGTGAAGGAAGTTTCTCCGATGGCGTTGAGCGACGCGTTCTTCGCGTTCGACTCCTACAGCCTGAGCGCGGAAGCCAAGGGCACGCTCGAAGCCAACGCGCGCGAGATGAAGCGTGTGACGGACAAGATGATCACCATCGAGGGCCACTGCGACGAGCGCGGCACCAAGGCCTACAACCTGGCTCTGGGCGAGAAGCGCGCCAACGCCGCACGCGACTACCTGGTGGCAATGGGCGTCAACGCGTCGCGCATCACCACCGTGAGCTACGGCAAGGAGCGCCCGTTCGATCCTGGTCACGACGAAACGGCGTGGGCCAAGAATCGTCGTGCGCACTTCGTCGTAAAGTAA
- a CDS encoding TonB family protein: MRRAILISIGFHAFISLLVFQWVSFRQVSYVPRQVYDVTLVTPAVAEPAPRVVRPVVQPDPPAPEPVPEEKDEEMPPPPDEPKKKPPVKKETKKQVPTTQIQKTIPPAEADTSGQQMAAPPTGSISFEHDFPFAHYIGRMRQKIAATWRPPGGSPEERACRVYFRVHRDGSVSNVAVEESSGLSLFDQSCQRAVLQSAPLPPLPREFKDAYLGVHFSFLYRESE; this comes from the coding sequence ATGCGCAGGGCGATTCTCATATCCATCGGCTTCCACGCGTTCATTTCGCTGCTGGTGTTCCAGTGGGTGTCGTTCCGGCAGGTGAGCTATGTGCCGCGCCAGGTCTACGATGTCACCCTGGTGACCCCCGCGGTGGCCGAGCCGGCGCCAAGGGTGGTGCGCCCGGTGGTGCAGCCGGATCCGCCGGCGCCGGAGCCGGTGCCCGAGGAGAAGGACGAGGAAATGCCGCCGCCGCCGGACGAGCCGAAGAAGAAACCGCCGGTCAAAAAGGAAACGAAGAAGCAGGTGCCGACCACCCAGATACAGAAGACCATCCCGCCCGCCGAGGCGGACACCAGCGGCCAGCAGATGGCGGCGCCCCCCACCGGGTCGATCTCGTTCGAGCACGATTTCCCCTTCGCGCACTACATCGGACGCATGCGGCAGAAGATCGCCGCCACCTGGCGGCCGCCGGGCGGTTCGCCGGAAGAGCGCGCGTGCCGGGTGTACTTCCGCGTGCACCGCGATGGTTCTGTGAGCAACGTCGCGGTGGAGGAGTCGTCGGGTTTGTCGCTCTTCGATCAGTCATGTCAACGCGCGGTGCTGCAGTCCGCCCCGCTGCCGCCCCTCCCGCGCGAATTCAAGGACGCCTATCTCGGCGTTCACTTCAGTTTCCTGTACCGGGAGTCTGAGTGA
- a CDS encoding biopolymer transporter ExbD produces the protein MRKTRFSTVAEINVTSMVDVMMVLLIIFMLTAPFIQAGIQVKLPKAKSTVIKETDAVVISVTKERKVYVNKQLVPEEQLGSTLATLKAAGEERIFVRADQDVPYGAVMSVIGEVKAAGISDVGMITEKKDGKR, from the coding sequence ATGCGAAAAACCCGTTTTTCCACCGTCGCGGAGATCAACGTCACCTCCATGGTCGACGTCATGATGGTGCTGCTCATCATCTTCATGCTCACGGCACCCTTCATCCAGGCCGGCATCCAGGTGAAGCTGCCCAAGGCAAAGTCGACCGTGATCAAGGAAACCGATGCGGTGGTCATCTCCGTGACCAAGGAGCGCAAGGTCTACGTGAACAAGCAGCTGGTTCCGGAGGAACAACTCGGGTCCACGCTGGCAACGTTGAAGGCGGCGGGGGAGGAGCGCATCTTCGTGCGCGCGGATCAGGATGTGCCATACGGCGCGGTCATGTCCGTCATCGGCGAGGTCAAGGCCGCGGGTATCAGTGACGTGGGCATGATCACCGAGAAGAAGGACGGGAAGCGCTGA